A single region of the Geobacillus subterraneus genome encodes:
- a CDS encoding SpoIIE family protein phosphatase: MVKANVQAIDQLDAEQLGSGMVMTDHQLLIVAVSELTPRWLGFAKHELVGQPVGVLFSAEWSAALLDGIAEAVKKDGCWQGEARHVAKSGKAYTSWMNVYRLSGSEGEWLVWRFAERDCALPAASLTPAEVLRAIYASAPFAVVPVRADGTVQDWGNSAETLFGRRKEEAVGRPIWELFRHGGQTSLPFSLEKRPSGEGMVQREDGTPVHIAYTVIPVSSSSGYVVLAEDITKRKQKEAERRRQVELAKKIQHNLLTPLIQNQAVTMEAVYIPSDDLSGDIYACYQIDLYRYGVIVIDVMGHGISSALVSMLLRSLLRGLIVRVIDPVSVASELEKHVQSLFPDEANDIRYLFSMIYLVIDTKERKIEYTNAGHPAGLLVFDDGSVHELDKGGLAIGSPFSLPFEKGVIDYGRRARLLLYTDGILEEMDPSILQSIEKIRTCTQTYRHLPDKRFLEQLISQSPSLARPSDDICLLSITVHG; this comes from the coding sequence ATGGTGAAAGCGAATGTACAGGCGATCGATCAGCTAGACGCGGAACAGTTGGGCAGCGGCATGGTGATGACCGACCATCAACTTTTGATTGTTGCGGTCAGCGAGCTGACGCCAAGATGGCTCGGATTTGCCAAACATGAATTAGTCGGGCAGCCGGTCGGCGTTCTGTTTTCAGCCGAGTGGTCGGCCGCGTTGTTAGATGGCATCGCCGAGGCGGTAAAAAAGGACGGATGTTGGCAAGGAGAAGCGCGCCATGTAGCGAAAAGCGGGAAAGCCTATACGAGTTGGATGAACGTCTATCGGCTATCAGGCAGCGAAGGGGAATGGCTCGTTTGGCGGTTTGCGGAACGGGATTGTGCGCTGCCTGCCGCCTCTTTGACGCCGGCGGAGGTGCTGCGCGCCATTTATGCTTCTGCGCCGTTTGCCGTTGTTCCGGTGAGAGCGGACGGGACGGTGCAAGATTGGGGCAACAGCGCTGAAACGCTGTTTGGACGCCGAAAAGAGGAAGCGGTCGGCCGCCCGATCTGGGAGCTTTTCCGCCATGGCGGTCAAACATCGCTTCCGTTTTCGCTCGAGAAGCGGCCATCCGGGGAAGGAATGGTGCAACGCGAAGACGGTACGCCGGTCCATATTGCCTACACGGTCATTCCGGTGTCCAGCTCAAGCGGGTATGTTGTCCTTGCGGAAGATATCACCAAGCGGAAACAAAAGGAGGCCGAGCGTCGGCGCCAAGTCGAGCTGGCGAAAAAAATCCAGCACAATTTGTTGACGCCGCTCATTCAAAATCAGGCGGTGACGATGGAAGCGGTTTATATTCCGTCCGATGATTTATCCGGCGATATTTACGCTTGTTACCAAATCGATTTATACCGCTATGGAGTGATCGTCATCGATGTGATGGGCCACGGCATTTCCTCGGCGTTAGTGAGCATGCTGCTCCGCTCGCTTTTGCGCGGATTGATCGTGCGCGTCATTGACCCCGTTTCCGTGGCGAGTGAGCTGGAGAAGCATGTGCAAAGCTTATTTCCGGATGAGGCAAATGACATCCGTTATTTGTTTTCGATGATTTACTTAGTCATTGATACGAAAGAGCGAAAAATTGAATACACGAACGCCGGCCATCCGGCCGGGCTGCTCGTCTTTGACGATGGAAGCGTGCACGAGCTCGATAAAGGCGGCCTGGCGATCGGCAGCCCGTTTTCTTTGCCGTTTGAAAAAGGGGTGATCGACTACGGCCGGCGAGCCCGGTTGCTGTTGTATACAGACGGCATTTTAGAGGAAATGGATCCGTCCATTTTGCAAAGCATCGAGAAAATTCGTACATGCACCCAAACGTACCGCCATTTGCCGGATAAACGTTTCCTAGAACAGTTAATTAGTCAAAGTCCTTCGCTCGCTCGTCCGTCCGATGACATTTGTTTGTTGTCAATTACAGTCCATGGGTAG
- a CDS encoding GerAB/ArcD/ProY family transporter produces the protein MERIKINARQLFVLIVLFEHGSAIVIPLGVSAKQDVWIAILLGLALGLLLFFVYRQLFEYYPDQPLTAYLPQIVGAPLGKLLAVVYITYFLYIAARVLRDFGELLLTFAYPETPLFVLNAIMALTIMYGVYKGFEVLARTGELFLTVLYFLALAGFILVFVSGLVDVTQLQPVLEEGWRRVWKTVLTETLYVPFGEMIVFTMLFPYINNPVKVGRVGVAGMVLSGVNLAIIMAINMAVLGPDAASRSSFPLLDTIRRIQVAHFLERLDVFFMIALIIGGFFKVSIFFYAGVVGAANLFGISSYQRLVYPLGLLVLFLSVAIASNYAEHIHEGLKIVTLYLHIPLQIIIPVLLLVIAAIRRRFGQSAK, from the coding sequence TTGGAGCGCATAAAAATTAACGCACGCCAGCTATTTGTGTTAATTGTGCTGTTCGAACACGGCAGCGCCATCGTCATTCCGCTCGGCGTGAGCGCCAAGCAAGATGTATGGATCGCCATTTTGCTCGGCTTGGCGCTCGGGCTGCTGTTGTTTTTCGTTTATCGCCAATTGTTCGAGTATTATCCCGACCAGCCGTTGACCGCTTATTTGCCGCAAATCGTCGGGGCGCCGCTCGGCAAACTGTTGGCGGTTGTCTATATTACATATTTTCTTTACATTGCCGCCCGTGTGCTGCGCGACTTTGGCGAACTGCTGCTGACGTTTGCCTACCCGGAAACGCCGTTGTTCGTGTTAAATGCCATTATGGCGCTGACCATTATGTATGGCGTCTATAAAGGGTTCGAGGTGTTGGCGCGCACCGGTGAGCTGTTTTTGACGGTGTTGTACTTTTTGGCGCTCGCCGGATTTATCCTTGTGTTTGTTTCCGGGCTGGTTGACGTGACCCAGCTGCAGCCGGTGTTGGAGGAAGGCTGGAGGCGGGTGTGGAAAACGGTGTTGACCGAAACGCTATATGTTCCGTTCGGAGAGATGATCGTGTTTACGATGCTGTTTCCATATATCAACAATCCGGTAAAAGTAGGAAGAGTCGGGGTCGCTGGCATGGTGCTGAGCGGAGTCAATTTGGCGATCATTATGGCGATCAATATGGCCGTCCTCGGTCCTGATGCGGCGTCGCGTTCGTCGTTTCCGCTTTTGGATACGATCCGCCGCATTCAAGTCGCTCACTTTTTAGAGCGGCTTGATGTCTTTTTTATGATTGCCCTGATTATTGGCGGGTTTTTTAAAGTCTCCATCTTTTTTTATGCCGGGGTCGTCGGGGCGGCCAACTTGTTTGGCATTTCGAGCTATCAGCGGCTCGTCTATCCGCTCGGGCTGCTCGTGCTGTTTTTGTCGGTCGCCATCGCCAGCAACTATGCGGAACATATTCATGAAGGATTAAAGATTGTCACGCTCTATCTGCACATCCCGCTGCAAATCATCATTCCGGTGCTCTTGCTTGTGATTGCGGCGATTCGCCGGCGGTTTGGACAATCAGCAAAATAA
- a CDS encoding Ger(x)C family spore germination protein, producing the protein MKRLLGMFLPFAACVCLLSGCWSKKELTDLAFVIAVGLDKTEDGKYLASFQVVNPGNVAGATQRGGGAAGVPVSIYTSTGDSLVEASRKASEKVSRLLYYAHTNLVVVGEELAREGLDGVFDAMERSQQFRTTARLVIARGHSAKDTLSVLTPIDKISANQIIRTLEFSEMAWGQTINVDVWWAIRGIASPGRNPVITGVSIEGGLKKGKRQENVQSSVPDARVTLNGLALFKNGRLIGWADGPTARGMMWVLDRIHQTNLTIPWEGKQEAIGYRAARAKTNVEARVNNGRPSISVHIKAEGDISEARVPINLADAGVVFRLEQELERNVKQEVTKAIETAQREKTDIFGFGDAVHRAAPRLWKKIEKEWHDRYFPELDVTVTADLYIRRTGLRNKPYIEE; encoded by the coding sequence ATGAAACGGCTGCTTGGCATGTTTTTGCCGTTTGCCGCCTGCGTCTGTTTGCTTTCGGGCTGTTGGAGCAAAAAAGAGCTGACCGATTTGGCGTTTGTCATTGCCGTTGGCCTCGATAAAACAGAAGACGGCAAGTATCTCGCTTCCTTTCAAGTCGTCAACCCGGGCAACGTCGCCGGGGCGACGCAGCGCGGCGGCGGGGCGGCCGGGGTGCCGGTGTCGATTTATACGTCAACCGGGGACAGTTTGGTCGAGGCAAGCCGGAAAGCGTCGGAAAAAGTGTCGCGTCTTCTGTATTACGCCCATACGAACTTAGTCGTCGTCGGCGAAGAGCTGGCGCGCGAAGGGCTGGACGGGGTGTTCGATGCGATGGAGCGCAGTCAGCAGTTCCGGACGACGGCGCGCCTTGTCATCGCCCGCGGCCATTCGGCGAAAGACACGCTTTCGGTGCTGACGCCAATCGATAAAATTTCCGCCAATCAAATTATTAGAACGCTTGAATTTTCCGAAATGGCTTGGGGACAAACGATTAATGTAGACGTTTGGTGGGCGATTCGCGGCATCGCTTCGCCCGGCCGAAACCCGGTCATAACCGGGGTATCGATTGAAGGGGGCTTAAAAAAAGGGAAGCGGCAAGAAAACGTGCAGTCGTCCGTGCCTGATGCCCGCGTCACGTTGAACGGGCTGGCGCTGTTTAAAAACGGCCGCCTGATTGGCTGGGCCGACGGGCCGACGGCGCGCGGCATGATGTGGGTGCTTGACCGCATTCATCAAACGAATCTCACTATTCCGTGGGAAGGAAAACAGGAAGCGATCGGCTATCGGGCGGCGCGGGCGAAAACGAATGTAGAGGCGCGCGTCAACAACGGTCGGCCATCCATCTCCGTTCATATCAAGGCGGAAGGCGACATCAGCGAGGCGCGCGTCCCCATTAACCTAGCCGACGCCGGCGTGGTATTCCGTTTAGAACAAGAACTGGAACGGAACGTCAAACAGGAGGTTACAAAAGCCATTGAAACGGCCCAGCGTGAAAAAACGGATATTTTCGGGTTTGGCGACGCGGTTCACCGCGCTGCCCCGCGCTTATGGAAGAAGATCGAGAAAGAGTGGCACGACCGCTATTTTCCCGAACTTGACGTCACTGTAACGGCTGATCTGTACATCCGCCGCACCGGGCTGCGGAATAAGCCATATATAGAAGAATAA
- the ltrA gene encoding group II intron reverse transcriptase/maturase, whose translation MWMKQVLSRENLLRALKQVEKNKGSHGTDGMSVKDLRRHLVEHWDVIRRALEEGTYEPCPVRRVEIPKPNGGVRLLGIPTVTDRFIQQAIAQVLTPIFDPSFSEHSYGFRPGRRGHDAVKKAKQYIQEGYTWVVDIDLEKFFDRVNHDKLMGILAKRIPDKILLKLIRKYLQAGVMINGVVMETQEGTPQGGPLSPLLSNILLDELDKELEKRGHKFVRYADDCNIYVRTKKAGERVMKSITAFIEKKLRLKVNETKSAVDRPWRRKFLGFSFTPNKEPKIRIAKESIRRMKQRIRTMTSRSKPIPMPERIEQLNQYILGWCGYFSLAETPSVFKELDGWIRRRLRMCQWKEWKLPRTRVRKLQSLGVPKRKAYEWGNTRKKYWRVAASPILHKALGNSYWESQGLKSLYQRYESLRQT comes from the coding sequence ATGTGGATGAAACAGGTACTGTCACGGGAGAATCTCCTGCGAGCACTCAAACAAGTGGAAAAGAATAAAGGGTCCCATGGAACCGATGGAATGTCCGTCAAAGACCTGCGAAGACACCTCGTGGAACATTGGGACGTGATACGGCGCGCTTTGGAAGAAGGGACCTACGAACCTTGCCCGGTCCGACGGGTCGAAATCCCGAAACCGAACGGAGGAGTCAGGTTACTAGGAATCCCGACCGTGACAGACCGGTTCATCCAACAGGCCATCGCCCAAGTGCTCACGCCGATCTTTGACCCATCCTTTTCGGAACACAGCTACGGGTTTCGTCCCGGTCGAAGAGGACACGACGCGGTGAAAAAGGCGAAGCAGTATATTCAGGAAGGATATACATGGGTGGTAGATATCGACTTGGAAAAGTTCTTTGATCGAGTCAACCATGACAAACTGATGGGGATATTAGCGAAACGAATTCCAGACAAAATCCTCCTAAAGTTGATACGGAAGTATCTACAGGCAGGGGTCATGATCAACGGGGTGGTCATGGAAACACAAGAGGGGACTCCACAAGGAGGGCCGCTCAGTCCACTTTTGTCCAACATTCTCTTGGATGAGCTGGACAAAGAATTGGAAAAACGAGGGCACAAATTTGTACGGTATGCGGATGACTGCAATATCTACGTAAGGACGAAGAAGGCCGGGGAACGGGTGATGAAATCGATCACGGCATTCATTGAAAAGAAACTCCGGCTGAAAGTCAATGAAACCAAATCGGCAGTGGATCGACCGTGGAGGAGAAAATTCCTCGGTTTTAGCTTCACCCCAAATAAGGAGCCAAAAATCCGGATCGCAAAGGAAAGTATTCGGCGCATGAAGCAAAGGATACGCACCATGACGAGTCGATCGAAACCGATTCCCATGCCCGAGCGAATCGAACAGCTCAACCAGTACATTCTGGGATGGTGTGGATACTTCTCGTTAGCAGAGACTCCAAGTGTGTTCAAAGAACTAGATGGATGGATTCGACGAAGGCTGCGCATGTGCCAATGGAAAGAGTGGAAACTTCCGAGAACCAGAGTCCGAAAACTGCAAAGTTTAGGAGTGCCCAAGCGGAAAGCATATGAATGGGGAAACACTCGGAAGAAATATTGGAGAGTGGCCGCTAGTCCCATCTTGCATAAAGCCCTTGGCAACTCCTATTGGGAGAGCCAAGGGCTGAAGAGTCTTTATCAACGATATGAATCTCTGCGTCAGACTTAA
- a CDS encoding ABC transporter permease: protein MSVKRWSANRAMWTQNLRQIGWVAIIHSLLWLAAIVLPIALAYSEYDPKVGNVPQWENVYYISNGLETLIAWLVPVLASAGALRYMHDKRSADFIHSLPIRRTELLTSQIVFGWLMLVVPLFTVALVAIGCLYGLDLPWPIEPADVWRWFGETVVMETVIFALGIAVGILVGQSALHVVLTNIFLFFPAGMLILIYTNLSLLLSGFPDVYYLSTELDRLVIPLRYAMLMDQAMNAGETGLLLLLALLLFGLAVWLYERRPSEAAGQALAFPALRPLFVYGVAFCSWLVGGFYFGEVERQWGWIVFGYITFSLLGYAIAQMVIAKTWRVFHRWKGYVAFAAVMAVLAFLIRIDLTGYEQRVPAVADIKQVYFGQSTMNFEHPEQIGRSFVEYDQFLRTKENIEAVRAFHQQLAHDQPSPPRLGNVQSVVIGYVLKDGTRLLRRYEVPVEPYMTHFRRIMESKEYKQQYHLLLRPGGYSPIRQVTIRNMNTGQPVLVLAEPKEIESFIGALKQDLWNEPVENMMGTVSIWYGDVELLQSDGDSFGLGLAENYTHVRQWLERRHVGDDLIKK, encoded by the coding sequence ATGTCCGTGAAACGGTGGTCGGCTAATCGTGCCATGTGGACGCAAAATCTTCGTCAAATCGGCTGGGTTGCCATCATTCATTCGCTGCTATGGCTGGCGGCGATCGTGCTGCCGATCGCGCTCGCGTATTCCGAATATGACCCGAAAGTGGGCAATGTGCCGCAGTGGGAAAATGTATACTATATATCCAATGGGTTGGAAACATTGATCGCCTGGCTTGTCCCCGTGCTGGCATCGGCTGGGGCGCTTCGCTATATGCATGACAAACGGTCGGCCGACTTTATTCATAGTTTACCCATCCGCCGCACCGAATTGCTCACAAGCCAAATCGTATTCGGCTGGCTCATGTTAGTTGTGCCGCTTTTTACAGTAGCTCTTGTTGCCATCGGCTGCCTGTATGGACTTGACCTGCCATGGCCGATCGAGCCGGCGGACGTATGGCGCTGGTTCGGTGAAACGGTTGTCATGGAAACGGTCATCTTCGCCCTTGGCATCGCTGTAGGCATTCTCGTCGGCCAATCGGCGCTTCATGTCGTGCTGACGAATATTTTTCTCTTTTTCCCGGCCGGCATGCTGATTTTGATTTACACGAATTTATCATTATTATTGTCTGGGTTTCCGGATGTGTATTATTTGTCAACAGAGTTGGATCGGCTGGTGATTCCGCTTCGCTACGCGATGTTGATGGATCAGGCGATGAACGCGGGGGAGACGGGATTGTTGCTGCTGTTGGCGCTTCTTTTGTTTGGCCTCGCGGTTTGGCTGTATGAGCGGCGGCCGTCAGAAGCGGCCGGGCAGGCGCTGGCGTTTCCGGCGCTCCGTCCGCTGTTTGTGTATGGGGTCGCGTTTTGCTCGTGGCTTGTCGGCGGCTTTTATTTTGGAGAAGTGGAGCGGCAATGGGGCTGGATCGTCTTCGGCTATATAACGTTTTCTTTGCTTGGGTACGCGATTGCCCAGATGGTCATCGCGAAAACGTGGCGTGTATTTCACCGCTGGAAAGGGTACGTCGCGTTTGCGGCGGTGATGGCCGTTCTTGCCTTTCTCATCCGCATCGATCTTACCGGCTATGAGCAGCGCGTGCCGGCAGTGGCAGACATTAAGCAAGTGTACTTTGGTCAGTCGACGATGAACTTTGAACACCCGGAGCAGATCGGCCGCTCGTTTGTAGAATATGACCAATTTCTCCGCACGAAAGAAAATATCGAGGCGGTGCGGGCGTTTCATCAGCAGCTCGCGCACGATCAACCGTCGCCGCCCCGTCTTGGCAACGTTCAGTCGGTGGTGATCGGCTATGTGCTCAAAGACGGCACGCGCCTCCTCCGCCGCTATGAAGTGCCGGTCGAACCGTATATGACGCATTTTCGCCGCATTATGGAGTCGAAAGAGTATAAACAGCAGTACCATTTACTGCTTCGCCCGGGCGGCTATTCGCCGATCCGCCAAGTGACGATACGAAACATGAATACAGGGCAGCCGGTGCTTGTTTTAGCTGAGCCGAAGGAAATTGAATCGTTTATCGGCGCCCTGAAACAAGACTTGTGGAACGAACCGGTCGAAAACATGATGGGCACCGTGAGCATATGGTACGGAGACGTCGAACTGCTGCAAAGCGACGGCGATTCGTTCGGCTTGGGGCTCGCGGAAAACTATACACATGTGCGCCAATGGCTCGAACGGCGGCATGTGGGAGATGACTTGATCAAAAAATGA
- a CDS encoding ABC transporter ATP-binding protein, which yields MIQLVDVTKTFDRFAAVKGANMMVPKGVIYGLLGPNGAGKTTLLKMMAGILRQDRGTITIDGEELWENVQVKQRILFLPDFVYFFPHATIRQMADFYEQLYPSFSRGRFLELQSVFALDPNKKIQQFSKGMQRQAAFWLAFSVQPDVLIMDEPLDGLDAFVRRHVKQLLIDEVVEREMTVVISSHNLRELEDLCGTVGLMARGVVQLERDLDELRAGMHKLQLAFRDGFPGELAERLDIVHREERGSIAILIVRGEKRRIEETVRTFHPLILDVLPLSLEEIFMYEMGGDAHVRETVVG from the coding sequence GTGATTCAACTTGTGGACGTGACGAAAACGTTTGATCGGTTTGCGGCCGTCAAGGGCGCGAACATGATGGTGCCAAAAGGAGTGATTTATGGGTTGCTCGGCCCGAACGGCGCCGGAAAAACGACGCTGCTCAAGATGATGGCCGGCATTCTCCGCCAAGACCGCGGGACGATTACAATTGATGGCGAGGAGTTGTGGGAAAACGTTCAAGTGAAGCAGCGAATTTTATTTTTGCCAGACTTTGTCTACTTTTTTCCGCACGCGACAATTCGGCAAATGGCGGATTTTTACGAGCAACTGTACCCTTCGTTCAGCCGCGGACGGTTTCTGGAATTGCAGTCCGTCTTTGCGCTTGATCCAAACAAAAAGATTCAGCAGTTTTCCAAAGGCATGCAGCGCCAAGCTGCCTTTTGGCTCGCTTTTTCCGTTCAGCCGGATGTGCTCATTATGGATGAGCCGCTCGATGGGCTCGATGCGTTCGTTCGCCGCCACGTCAAACAATTGTTGATTGATGAGGTGGTCGAACGGGAGATGACCGTCGTTATCTCATCGCACAATTTGCGAGAACTCGAAGATTTATGCGGCACGGTCGGATTGATGGCGCGCGGTGTGGTGCAGCTCGAGCGCGATTTGGATGAATTGCGAGCCGGCATGCATAAACTGCAGCTGGCGTTTCGTGATGGATTTCCGGGCGAATTGGCCGAACGCCTCGATATCGTCCACCGCGAGGAGCGCGGCAGCATCGCCATCCTGATTGTCCGCGGGGAAAAGCGGCGCATAGAGGAGACGGTCCGCACGTTTCATCCGCTAATCCTTGATGTGCTGCCGCTGTCGCTCGAAGAAATTTTTATGTATGAAATGGGGGGCGATGCTCATGTCCGTGAAACGGTGGTCGGCTAA
- a CDS encoding GntR family transcriptional regulator produces MFELDLRSRQPIYEQLIDKMKEMIVRELWQPHDQLPSVRTMAKQLMINPNTIQKAYRELEREGWIYSIPGKGSFVAPRSKEPNIEAVAAVREQFVRLVKEARFLGVTNEQLWQWIREGEERGGGS; encoded by the coding sequence ATGTTTGAGCTCGATTTGCGAAGCCGCCAGCCGATTTACGAGCAGCTGATTGACAAAATGAAAGAAATGATCGTTCGCGAACTATGGCAGCCGCACGATCAGCTGCCATCGGTCAGGACGATGGCGAAACAGCTGATGATCAACCCAAATACGATTCAAAAAGCGTACCGCGAACTGGAGCGCGAAGGCTGGATTTATTCGATTCCAGGGAAAGGCAGTTTCGTCGCCCCGCGTTCAAAAGAACCAAACATCGAGGCGGTCGCCGCGGTCCGTGAGCAGTTTGTCCGCCTTGTCAAAGAGGCGCGGTTTTTAGGGGTGACGAATGAGCAGTTATGGCAATGGATTCGAGAAGGGGAAGAAAGAGGGGGAGGATCGTGA
- a CDS encoding YetF domain-containing protein — translation MKWLQLTLELVIGFILLFAVVKIAGKKLISQMSPFTFIAAIVLGELLGNALYDDHIHLWYIIYSITLWGGMLLLVEYASQKWLSFRLWSEGKPTVLIRNGAIDYEALKKSRLTLNQLQSLLRKHETFSIREVAFCFLEADGEISVLKQADHQKTTREDFHLPPHPVYVPVTLVRDGQLLRDELMELGKNEQWLTAELRKQGVSSWQEVLIAEWLEGKGLFVQTYRPSEGKMPKQQGLKEES, via the coding sequence ATGAAATGGCTCCAGTTGACGCTTGAACTTGTCATCGGCTTTATTCTGTTGTTCGCCGTCGTCAAAATCGCCGGCAAAAAGTTGATCAGCCAAATGAGCCCGTTTACGTTTATCGCTGCCATCGTGCTTGGCGAGCTGCTTGGCAATGCGCTGTATGACGACCATATTCACCTTTGGTACATCATCTATTCGATCACCCTTTGGGGAGGGATGTTGCTTTTGGTCGAGTATGCGAGCCAAAAGTGGCTTTCCTTCCGCCTGTGGAGCGAAGGAAAACCGACAGTGCTTATTCGAAACGGCGCCATTGATTACGAGGCATTGAAAAAAAGCCGCCTCACCCTCAACCAACTGCAAAGCTTGCTTCGCAAACATGAGACGTTTTCGATCCGTGAAGTGGCGTTTTGCTTTTTGGAAGCGGATGGAGAAATTAGCGTGCTGAAACAAGCGGATCATCAAAAAACGACGCGCGAAGATTTCCACTTGCCGCCTCATCCCGTCTATGTGCCGGTGACGCTCGTTCGCGACGGCCAGCTGTTGCGAGATGAACTTATGGAGCTTGGGAAAAATGAGCAGTGGCTCACCGCGGAACTGCGCAAACAAGGAGTCTCTTCATGGCAAGAGGTATTGATTGCCGAGTGGTTGGAAGGGAAGGGATTGTTTGTACAGACGTATCGACCGTCTGAGGGGAAGATGCCGAAGCAGCAAGGATTGAAGGAAGAATCATGA
- a CDS encoding GerAB/ArcD/ProY family transporter translates to MNGQTLSVLQVLCMVMLSVGLMNHVIVIPFMLEAAHRDAWIAALGALGGLLIWLPLLYFILKQLNGERLFDWLKNRFSSPVAYMVAGVSTIFLLLHSFVTLNDTITFTTTSYLTATPRWALIVLIVIACFYNAYRGIDSIANTAMIIWPFVIVFGFFVMLSTTPHKDYSLLKPMLEHGMAPVLRGMMYAGAGYAEVVVLLFLSHRLPRPFSWKALAAIAFLTAGLSIGPTIGAIVEFGPEQATRLRYPAFEQWRMVSLGTYIEHVDFLSVYQWLSGAFIRLSLATALIVELFPIRHSQTRRWVLIVLYLAITLAALAPGSDEQFLRFVKHWVLPSSLLFSLALSVVLVSLALLTYRKEKRGMA, encoded by the coding sequence ATGAATGGACAGACGCTCAGCGTTCTGCAGGTTTTATGTATGGTTATGCTGTCAGTTGGGCTGATGAATCATGTGATCGTTATCCCCTTTATGCTCGAGGCCGCTCACCGCGATGCATGGATCGCCGCCTTGGGAGCATTGGGGGGCTTGCTCATCTGGCTGCCGCTTCTTTATTTCATCCTCAAACAATTGAATGGCGAGCGGTTGTTCGACTGGCTAAAAAACCGTTTTTCAAGCCCAGTAGCCTATATGGTGGCCGGTGTCAGCACCATATTCTTGCTTCTTCATAGCTTTGTTACATTAAATGATACCATCACGTTTACCACAACTTCTTATTTGACGGCGACGCCGCGGTGGGCGCTGATTGTTCTCATCGTGATCGCCTGTTTTTATAACGCGTATCGAGGCATCGACTCGATTGCTAATACAGCGATGATTATTTGGCCGTTTGTCATTGTCTTCGGCTTTTTTGTCATGCTGTCAACCACTCCCCATAAAGACTATTCGCTGCTCAAGCCGATGCTTGAGCACGGCATGGCGCCTGTGCTTCGTGGCATGATGTATGCTGGGGCGGGGTATGCGGAAGTGGTCGTTCTTTTATTCCTCTCTCACCGCCTGCCGCGCCCGTTTTCATGGAAAGCGCTTGCCGCCATTGCCTTCTTGACGGCCGGTCTGAGCATCGGTCCGACGATCGGGGCCATTGTCGAATTCGGACCCGAACAAGCGACACGTCTTCGCTATCCGGCGTTTGAACAATGGCGGATGGTCAGTTTAGGGACGTACATCGAACATGTTGACTTTCTGTCGGTCTATCAGTGGCTGTCCGGTGCTTTCATCCGCCTTTCTTTGGCAACGGCGCTGATTGTGGAACTATTCCCGATCCGCCATTCGCAAACGCGCCGTTGGGTGCTTATCGTTCTTTACTTAGCGATCACATTGGCGGCCTTGGCACCGGGTAGCGATGAACAATTTTTGCGTTTTGTCAAACATTGGGTATTGCCATCATCACTGCTGTTTAGTCTTGCACTGTCTGTTGTGTTAGTCAGCTTAGCTCTATTGACATACCGTAAAGAGAAAAGAGGGATGGCATGA